ATCGCCTTTGTGGCGGCTTCCATCACCCTGATCGTCGGGGTCTCCCTGGGGGTCATCGCGGGATATTACGGGCGCTGGGTGGATGATCTGATCATGTGGTTCATCAACACGATGCAATCCATCCCTACGATCTTCTTGCTGCTGATCTTGACCGCCGCCTTTAAGCCCAACGCGACCACGCTGACCTTTGTGTTGGGCTTTCTGGGATGGATGGGGGCCAGCCGGCTGGTGCGTGGCGAGGTCCTCTCCGTCAAGCAGCGGGATTACATCCTCGCCGCGCGCGCTATCGGCGCCCCCAGCCGGCGCATCATGTTCCGCCATATCCTGCCCAATGTGATCCCCATCATCATTATCCTGATGGCGATTGATGTGGGGACGCTGATCCTGGTTGAGTCGGCGCTGAGCTTCCTGGGGCTGGGCGTTCAACCGCCCACTGCGACCTGGGGGAATATGTTGACCAAAGCTCAGTCCTACTTCGCTTTGGGCCCCTGGCTGGTGGTCTTCCCGGGCCTCTTCATCACGCTCACCGTGCTGTCGCTGTATCTCATCGGCGATGGCCTGCGGGACG
This sequence is a window from Chloroflexota bacterium. Protein-coding genes within it:
- a CDS encoding ABC transporter permease, which produces MLHPWEEFAHKPRSFWSMALYSLRHDWLTLAAIGLLLFLALVSAAAPWINKYILHVDPNDVNPQNSFSPPYITAYFRWLLGMDQEGVAADLLERSGGVPHWLGTDQLGRDQLARLLYGGRISLSIAFVAASITLIVGVSLGVIAGYYGRWVDDLIMWFINTMQSIPTIFLLLILTAAFKPNATTLTFVLGFLGWMGASRLVRGEVLSVKQRDYILAARAIGAPSRRIMFRHILPNVIPIIIILMAIDVGTLILVESALSFLGLGVQPPTATWGNMLTKAQSYFALGPWLVVFPGLFITLTVLSLYLIGDGLRDALDPMMKGHR